From one Lasioglossum baleicum chromosome 11, iyLasBale1, whole genome shotgun sequence genomic stretch:
- the LOC143213673 gene encoding uncharacterized protein LOC143213673 produces MQICTPEPQKRMLTNSNPDSYKPLRYYWKSNIPMENETTYRLSYWESPQVTMEPVLPRNSLVSGDGEISDETTYNASYLGNWCMKPDPSIRPCEKQWLGRGPIQDVTTQKHDYSWKSMQPEAPIKPQPNLYPYAEALSDNTTYNLSYYQSGCQLPAVSYAPIRKYVKSDIPIEDCTTYKLSYWPNETPQPERSWGPERKYTPPVNPMEGCTTHRLSFWPHCEKKRSPIVIPETENILNAGCCSDNNTTYRLSYYGSEGDKQNPIRHPENVLFPSCPLSHDTIHRMSFLGNWCMKPDAAITPCSRQMLGRGPMQDVTTQKHDFTWKCIPTESEIRPEDNLICPAIPLEGCTTHRLSYLCNNAQPMVPIQNYAPVRRYSAPCIPMEAETTMQLSYQPVDVPDQVPKPWSKQQAYYPPATPMEGNTTYNNSYFSPGTPCA; encoded by the exons ATGCAGATTTGTACTCCGGAACC GCAAAAGCGTATGCTAACGAATTCGAATCCTGATTCGTATAAGCCGCTTCGA tattaCTGGAAATCGAATATACCTATGGAAAATGAGACGACATATCGGCTGTCCTATTGGGAATCTCCCCAAGTTACCATGGAGCCAGTTCTACCACGAAATAGTTTAGTTTCTGGCGATGGTGAAATATCAGACGAAACAACTTACAAC GCTAGTTACCTCGGAAATTGGTGTATGAAGCCGGACCCTTCCATCAGGCCATGTGAGAAACAATGGCTCGGCAGAGGTCCCATTCAGGACGTGACTACTCAGAAACATGACTATTCGTGGAAATCTATGCAACCAGAAGCACCGATCAAGCCCCAACCGAACCTATATCCCTATGCAGAAGCATTATCTG ATAATACAACATACAACCTAAGCTACTATCAATCGGGTTGCCAACTCCCCGCAGTATCGTATGCTCCTATAAGGAAATACGTTAAATCAGATATTCCAATAGAAGATTGTACAACGTACAAGCTTAGTTACTGGCCGAACGAAACCCCACAACCA GAAAGATCATGGGGTCCTGAAAGAAAATACACGCCCCCCGTGAATCCCATGGAGGGCTGTACAACTCATAGATTGAGCTTCTGGCCACACTGCGAGAAAAAACGATCCCCGATCGTAATCCCAGAAACCGAGAACATATTAAATGCCGGGTGTTGTTCTGACAATAATACTACTTACCGTCTCAGTTATTATGGTTCCGAAGGCGACAAACAAAATCCTATTCGACATCCCGAAAATGTTCTGTTCCCATCCTGTCCTTTATCACACGACACCATACATCGA ATGAGTTTCTTAGGAAACTGGTGTATGAAGCCAGATGCGGCGATAACACCATGCAGTAGGCAAATGTTAGGTAGAGGACCTATGCAGGATGTAACTACCCAAAAGCATGACTTTACGTGGAAGTGCATACCGACAGAATCAGAAATTCGTCCTGAAGATAATCTTATCTGTCCAGCTATACCTTTGGAAG GTTGTACTACACACAGGCTGTCGTATCTATGCAACAACGCCCAACCGATGGTACCTATACAAAATTATGCCCCCGTACGTCGGTACAGCGCACCATGCATCCCAATGGAAGCAGAAACTACTATGCAACTGAGCTATCAACCTGTAGACGTTCCAGATCAAGTCCCGAAACCGTGGAGCAAGCAACAAGCTTATTATCCACCTGCTACACCAATGGAGGGCAATACCACATATAACAACAG CTATTTTTCACCTGGTACGCCGTGTGCATAA